In Plectropomus leopardus isolate mb chromosome 17, YSFRI_Pleo_2.0, whole genome shotgun sequence, the DNA window ATCCTAAGTTATCAGATGAAAAAGGTGAACACATTAGTAGATGCTAGACTAGCGTTGTGTCTGCGACAAGCCGAACAGTGTCATTAAACTAAACTGCTGATatgctttattcagtgcttttatcggtttaaatcacctggtgcggttgttttgaagaggaggagacctaTGCAGATAATCCAGCTCCTAATAAAAACTTGAACAATGAATGCTGAAGAAATCCTGACCAGCAACTCACACTTGACACACAgtagaagttttagctggttgcagtctgcatgcctcaccactagatgccaccaaatccaatactgctcctttaaagtCTCTTTCACAAGTATATAATATCCATCACAGGATACTCTGCTCTTACAGTAAACAATGCAGGCGTCGGCATGATTGGACCACTGGAGTGCCAAAGTATTGACGCCATGAAGGAGCTCTTTGACACCAACTTCTTTGGCCTGGCACGGCTGGTGAAAGAGCTGCTGCCTGACATGAAGCGAAGGCAGAGTGGCCATATTGTGGTGATGAGCAGCGTCATGGGAATACAGGGTGCGTTTGTTTGTGGCAGTGATTTACAGAAGATGACAGTTCAAGAGTTAATAGGTTGCCAACAGGTGTCCTTATCCACACAGGGCTGCTGTTCAATGACGTCTACTCAGCCTCCAAATTTGCCGTGGAAGGATTTTGTGAAAGTCTGGCTGTGCAGGCAATGAAGTTTAACATCAAGTGATTACATGTTCCAAAAGTCAGCTTTAACAACTTAAGCTGGAGGTATCAGTAAGAGTACAGCTTTTCAGAGTTGTTTTCTGTAATGCAACACGtatcttttttatatctctGGCACAAGGACGACTCTGGTGGAACCCGGCCCTGTGGTGACAGAGTTTGAAAGGAAGCTGTATGAGGATGCTGAGAAAATGGATCTATCAGGGACAGACGAGGAGACTGCAAAAATCTTCCGTGAAGTTTACCTGCCGTACTCTAAAAAAGTTTTTGCCTCATTAGGCCAGACACCAGAGGAAGTGGCTGAGGCAAGTGATGacaatgttttcatttgagTTTTAACGgtcattaaaataatgtgtttgtcCAGTGGAAATGCATAATGAGGCATCCTCTGTCAgaattcaaatatttatttatttttgttcttcagCAAACAGTGAAAGTGATCACAGCTAAGGATCCTCCTCTGCGCCACCAGACCAACCGACTCTACATGCCCCTGACTGCGCTGAAGCATGCAGATCCAACTGGTCGACTGCCTCTGGACACCTTCTATAAGATGATCTTCAAACATGACAGTGTGTTCAATGCTACTCTCGGGATGCTGCGCGTGCTGCAGAGGAAGGCTGGGACAAAATAAAGGTCGCACACACTCTAAATTTTATTCTTAA includes these proteins:
- the LOC121956540 gene encoding retinol dehydrogenase 8, which encodes MGTSRVLVTGCSSGIGLAVAARLAKDELRRFKVVATMRDLGKRGPLEKAAGDSLNKTLEIKQLDACCEASIKECVNSLPDRRVDILVNNAGVGMIGPLECQSIDAMKELFDTNFFGLARLVKELLPDMKRRQSGHIVVMSSVMGIQGLLFNDVYSASKFAVEGFCESLAVQAMKFNIKTTLVEPGPVVTEFERKLYEDAEKMDLSGTDEETAKIFREVYLPYSKKVFASLGQTPEEVAEQTVKVITAKDPPLRHQTNRLYMPLTALKHADPTGRLPLDTFYKMIFKHDSVFNATLGMLRVLQRKAGTK